A genomic region of Trichothermofontia sichuanensis B231 contains the following coding sequences:
- a CDS encoding PAS domain-containing protein codes for MIVFVMAFVMAFDSLLSLPPCVGMNHLLHSCPCLPTLPVPEDLPMPIADLSALPDLAEGPLRVLFERSTTALIIVNTVGAIAAANDAAVHLLGQLWKHAANGPLTKLTDHWIGVEVNTILPAAAYEVTRLDWLQLTAPVYGEWPQRPLPSDNLTGAPLAWHVTPHFLPNHHLLELQLQLPPTQATTTAATTGNAAACEAVPPAGEDPLCAVCVQTTRRSFQALMLSTLDKLTEAAQVLAEQSRLQSAALEAAANAIVITDRQGVIQWCNPAFTRLTGYTFADAINHKPGELVKSGLNPPALYEQLWATILAGQVWSGELINRRKDGSTYTEEMAIAPVFDEQGTITHFVAIKQDISDRKQAEQALRQSQQQYEDLVNSLDSLVWEAEWQAGFRFSFISQTAERLLGYPVSVWLDNPHFWSQQLHPNDRDWVLEHYQQAVAAAEMRRESAGHACPLPPREIEYRMITADNRVIWLRDTVKVVREKGKPTKLRGVMIDITDRKQAELSLLSLQGQLQTLLASSPAIIYTLNPADWRQVLFISENLEPLLGYDPDRVLAEPDGFWQYIHPDDLPMLSTLLTAWLAGGAPTCMSHQCRFQTASGQWRWLHTQLTAIHDEMGAVIELVGSLTDVTSQVEADRRLEQISRNVPGMIYQYHLRTDGSSHFPYASEGIREIYGVTPEQVREDASLALAVLHPDDREQVQQTIAESAQYLTCWRCEYRVCLPNGQIRWLEGRATPQREPDGSTLWHGYITDITERKAIADQQSAILAAIPDLLLHLRRDGTCLECILPYGSQAKQFIPIQSHIAEVLPPDLLATQLQMIEQALATGELQIHEHQLLKRGELRYEEVRIAAINAEEVLVIMRDITARKQAERALQQQAERERLMTEIANRIRQSLDVYEVLNTTVSAVRQFLETDRVLIYRLYPSLNSPDLSGRVIAESVAAGWPSLLDQVLYDPCLQADTCLARYTEGYIHNFTDLETADLPTCYQHKLRQWQVRANLVIPILQGQPPETPSGVPLLWGFLIVHHCAVPRVWQVGEISLLRQLADQVAIALQQSELYAQVRALNTGLEQQVQERTAQLQQSLSFESLLKRITDKVRDSLDESQILSSVVQELAIELQVECCDTGIYNAEQTQSTIAYEFTRSLTSAQGKTFTFAEATHPDIYPVLLRGEICLFCDVVSPPLRPDQYQLAILACPIVDDQGVLGDLWLFRARDQIFSEPEIRLVQQVANQCAIALRQSRLYQAAQRQVTELERLNQLKDDFLSTVSHELRTPMTNIKMATQMLGLLLGIKSAVPDAELPSTVYLDRATRHRLYQYFRILDQECQREINLISDLLDLTRLDVGKITLTPTCLQLQTWLPTILEPFQVRTRQQQQHLLLHLDDSLPLIRTDIPGLERVVSELLNNACKYTPPGEVITVTAAPALSPPVPTAVVITVSNSGTEIPPTEYDRIFEKFYRIPNNDPWKHGGTGLGLALVKKLVERLHGTITVHSAHQQVTFRIALPLDWEQPGA; via the coding sequence TTGATTGTCTTTGTGATGGCCTTTGTGATGGCCTTTGATTCTCTGCTTTCCCTGCCTCCCTGTGTTGGAATGAACCACCTGCTCCATAGTTGTCCCTGTTTACCCACATTGCCTGTTCCTGAAGACCTACCGATGCCGATTGCTGACCTATCAGCCCTGCCAGACCTCGCAGAGGGACCCCTCCGGGTGCTATTCGAACGCTCGACAACGGCCCTAATCATTGTCAACACCGTGGGGGCGATCGCGGCGGCCAATGACGCAGCAGTGCATTTACTGGGACAGCTATGGAAACACGCAGCGAATGGACCGCTAACGAAGCTGACTGACCATTGGATCGGGGTTGAGGTCAATACGATCCTGCCAGCTGCCGCGTATGAAGTAACGCGTTTGGATTGGTTGCAATTAACTGCACCTGTATACGGTGAATGGCCGCAGCGACCTCTGCCCAGTGACAATCTCACCGGGGCACCGTTGGCATGGCACGTGACCCCCCACTTCTTGCCTAACCACCACTTACTCGAATTACAGTTACAGTTGCCACCCACGCAGGCGACAACGACCGCGGCAACGACGGGTAACGCGGCTGCGTGTGAAGCAGTGCCCCCCGCCGGGGAGGATCCCCTGTGCGCTGTCTGTGTCCAGACGACACGACGATCGTTCCAGGCATTGATGTTATCTACGTTAGATAAGCTAACGGAGGCGGCTCAAGTGCTGGCCGAGCAATCGCGCCTCCAGAGTGCAGCCCTTGAAGCGGCTGCCAATGCGATTGTGATCACCGATCGCCAGGGTGTAATCCAGTGGTGTAACCCTGCCTTTACCCGGTTGACGGGTTATACCTTTGCGGATGCGATTAACCACAAACCCGGCGAGTTGGTGAAGTCAGGGTTGAATCCCCCCGCCCTCTATGAGCAGCTATGGGCCACGATTCTGGCTGGGCAGGTCTGGTCTGGGGAATTAATTAACCGTCGCAAGGATGGCAGTACCTATACAGAGGAGATGGCGATCGCCCCCGTCTTCGACGAGCAGGGGACTATTACCCATTTTGTGGCGATCAAACAGGATATTAGCGATCGCAAGCAGGCGGAGCAGGCCCTCCGGCAGTCACAGCAGCAGTATGAAGACCTGGTCAATTCCCTCGATAGCCTGGTTTGGGAAGCGGAGTGGCAGGCCGGTTTCCGCTTTAGTTTTATCAGCCAAACTGCGGAGCGGCTGTTGGGGTATCCCGTTTCGGTCTGGTTAGACAACCCGCACTTTTGGTCCCAGCAGCTTCATCCCAACGATCGCGATTGGGTCCTGGAACACTATCAACAAGCGGTTGCTGCGGCAGAGATGCGACGAGAATCGGCGGGCCATGCCTGTCCCCTGCCCCCCCGTGAAATTGAGTATCGCATGATCACCGCCGATAACCGGGTCATCTGGCTACGGGACACGGTCAAAGTGGTACGGGAAAAGGGCAAACCCACGAAGTTACGGGGGGTGATGATCGATATCACCGATCGCAAACAGGCGGAATTGAGCCTCCTGAGTCTTCAGGGACAGTTGCAAACCCTGTTGGCCAGCAGTCCCGCCATTATTTATACCCTGAATCCCGCAGACTGGCGACAGGTCCTGTTTATTAGTGAAAATCTGGAACCCTTACTGGGGTACGATCCCGATCGCGTGCTCGCCGAGCCGGACGGGTTCTGGCAATATATCCATCCCGACGATCTGCCGATGCTCAGTACCCTGTTAACGGCCTGGTTGGCAGGGGGAGCACCCACCTGTATGAGTCATCAGTGCCGCTTCCAGACAGCCAGTGGCCAGTGGCGGTGGCTGCATACCCAGTTGACCGCGATTCATGATGAGATGGGGGCGGTGATCGAACTGGTAGGTTCCCTCACCGATGTGACCAGCCAGGTCGAGGCCGACCGTCGCCTCGAACAGATTTCGCGCAATGTCCCTGGCATGATTTACCAGTATCACCTGCGCACGGATGGGAGTTCCCACTTTCCCTATGCTAGTGAGGGTATCCGTGAAATTTACGGGGTTACCCCGGAGCAGGTGCGCGAGGATGCCTCGCTAGCCCTGGCAGTGCTGCATCCTGACGACCGCGAGCAGGTGCAGCAGACGATCGCTGAATCGGCCCAATACCTGACCTGCTGGCGCTGTGAATACCGAGTTTGTCTCCCCAACGGGCAAATTCGCTGGTTGGAAGGTCGCGCCACACCCCAACGGGAACCCGATGGCAGCACCCTCTGGCATGGGTATATTACTGACATTACCGAGCGCAAGGCGATCGCGGATCAGCAAAGTGCCATCCTGGCGGCTATTCCTGATCTGCTGCTGCATTTACGCCGGGATGGGACGTGCCTGGAGTGTATTTTGCCCTACGGCAGTCAGGCAAAGCAGTTTATCCCGATCCAATCCCATATTGCCGAAGTCCTGCCGCCGGATCTCCTCGCGACCCAACTTCAGATGATCGAGCAAGCGCTGGCCACCGGTGAGTTGCAGATCCATGAACACCAACTCCTCAAACGGGGTGAACTGCGCTATGAGGAGGTACGCATTGCCGCCATTAATGCGGAAGAGGTGCTGGTAATTATGCGCGATATTACGGCCCGGAAACAGGCAGAACGGGCACTGCAACAGCAAGCCGAACGGGAACGGCTGATGACGGAGATTGCCAACCGCATCCGCCAATCTCTAGACGTGTACGAGGTGCTCAATACCACTGTGTCGGCAGTGCGCCAGTTCCTTGAGACCGATCGGGTTTTGATCTATCGCCTATACCCCAGTCTCAATTCCCCAGACCTCAGCGGTCGCGTCATTGCGGAATCAGTCGCAGCGGGCTGGCCATCTCTGTTAGATCAGGTCCTCTATGATCCATGCTTACAAGCCGATACCTGCTTAGCCCGTTACACCGAGGGCTATATCCACAACTTTACGGATCTGGAGACAGCAGATCTCCCCACCTGTTACCAGCATAAGCTGCGCCAGTGGCAAGTCCGGGCTAACCTGGTTATCCCTATCCTGCAGGGCCAACCCCCAGAGACGCCTAGCGGTGTCCCGCTACTGTGGGGATTTTTGATCGTTCACCACTGTGCGGTGCCGCGCGTCTGGCAAGTCGGAGAAATTAGCCTACTCCGGCAACTGGCAGACCAGGTAGCGATCGCCCTCCAACAGTCGGAACTCTACGCCCAGGTTCGGGCACTAAACACCGGCCTAGAGCAACAGGTGCAGGAACGCACCGCCCAACTTCAGCAGAGCCTCTCTTTTGAATCCTTGCTCAAGCGGATTACCGACAAGGTGCGCGATAGTTTGGATGAATCCCAGATTTTGAGTAGTGTGGTCCAGGAGCTAGCGATCGAACTTCAGGTGGAGTGCTGTGATACGGGTATTTATAATGCCGAACAGACCCAATCCACGATCGCCTACGAATTCACTCGCTCCCTCACCTCAGCCCAGGGGAAGACTTTCACCTTTGCCGAAGCGACCCATCCGGATATCTATCCCGTTCTCCTGCGGGGCGAGATTTGTCTGTTCTGTGATGTGGTGTCCCCGCCCCTGCGCCCCGATCAATATCAGCTTGCAATTCTGGCCTGCCCGATCGTGGATGACCAGGGCGTTTTAGGCGATTTGTGGCTCTTTCGGGCACGGGATCAGATCTTTAGTGAACCAGAAATTCGCCTTGTCCAGCAAGTCGCCAATCAGTGTGCGATCGCCCTCCGTCAGTCGCGGCTTTATCAAGCGGCCCAGCGGCAGGTGACAGAACTCGAACGTTTGAACCAGTTAAAGGATGACTTCCTGAGTACGGTATCCCATGAACTGCGCACCCCAATGACCAATATCAAGATGGCGACCCAGATGTTAGGGTTGCTGCTGGGGATCAAGTCAGCCGTCCCGGATGCGGAACTCCCCAGCACAGTCTACCTTGATCGCGCCACTCGTCATCGCCTTTATCAATACTTCCGCATTCTGGATCAAGAATGTCAGCGGGAGATTAACCTGATCTCTGACCTGCTGGACCTCACCCGCCTGGATGTAGGGAAAATAACCCTCACGCCCACCTGCCTCCAGCTTCAGACCTGGTTGCCAACCATCCTGGAACCCTTTCAAGTGCGAACCCGCCAGCAACAGCAACATCTACTCCTCCATCTGGACGACTCCCTCCCTCTGATTCGGACGGATATTCCTGGTCTCGAACGGGTTGTGTCAGAACTACTCAACAATGCGTGTAAATATACCCCGCCTGGTGAGGTGATTACGGTAACTGCCGCACCCGCTCTCTCCCCCCCAGTACCAACAGCAGTGGTCATCACAGTCAGTAATTCCGGTACGGAAATCCCGCCGACCGAATACGATCGCATTTTTGAAAAGTTTTATCGCATTCCTAACAATGATCCCTGGAAGCATGGGGGTACAGGCTTGGGGCTGGCCTTGGTCAAAAAGTTAGTTGAACGGCTCCACGGGACTATTACTGTCCACAGCGCTCACCAGCAGGTGACCTTTAGGATTGCCTTGCCGCTTGATTGGGAGCAGCCAGGAGCATGA
- the hypF gene encoding carbamoyltransferase HypF has protein sequence MPRLAITIKGAVQGVGFRPFVYQLATALDLRGWVSNSAQGVEIEIAGPDDRLAEFLHRLQSEHPPHAWIQSLETRPLADLTPAGDISEAKGPRSGLSVNPSRQSPADPGFTIRPSQTGIKTALMLPDLATCPACLRELFDPHDRRYRYPFINCTHCGPRFSIIAGLPYDRAQTTMRAFTQCPQCQAEYDNPGDRRFHAQPNACPACGPQLAWWDRTGTVLAQGEAALQAAVSAIRQGAIVAIKGLGGFHLVVDAQQPEAIHRLRYRKQRPDKPFALMYPSLAAIQRDCEVSPLEARLLQSAQAPIVLLRRRGGRAQETDAIAPGNPYWGIMLPYTPLHHLLMADLQRPVVATSGNRSSEPICFEEKEAVARLGDLADYFLVHDRPILRPVDDAIVRVVAERELVLRRARGYAPLPIQNTIPASSQWGQDTPVPVDQPATMGLALGADLKNTVALALGSQVFLSQHLGDLHNSATLTSQQQAIATLRQLYDAQLAWIACDLHPDYVSTHVAQQSVQPGQPLIRVQHHHAHIAACLAENQLMGPVLGVAWDGTGYGPDGTIWGGEFLIADRATYQRVAHLRSFGLPGGEAAVREPRRSAIGLLYELWGDAVFERDDLAPLRSFSPQEQILLRRMLQTGFNTPRTTSMGRLFDAVAALLDLCQIATFEGQAAMAVEFAQGTVAKIEPYLGWEQLREAGKRKKEKGKSAGDAPVGILEQLKWVDPAATMSPQVTMGGGESRWVVDWEPWIEGILADLQQGRPIVEIAARFHATLAATIVAVAARVGMPAVALSGGCFQNRVLTEQAIAGLQQAGFQPYWHRQIPPNDGGIALGQAIVSMAQFSKSIP, from the coding sequence TTGCCACGGCTTGCGATTACGATTAAAGGCGCTGTTCAGGGGGTCGGCTTTCGCCCGTTTGTCTACCAGTTGGCGACGGCCCTGGACCTGCGGGGCTGGGTGAGCAATTCGGCCCAAGGGGTTGAAATTGAAATTGCAGGCCCCGACGATCGTTTGGCGGAATTTTTACACCGCCTCCAAAGCGAGCACCCGCCCCACGCCTGGATTCAGTCCCTGGAGACCCGACCACTGGCTGACCTCACCCCCGCAGGGGACATCAGCGAGGCTAAGGGGCCACGGTCTGGCTTATCCGTGAACCCATCGCGACAATCCCCTGCTGACCCCGGCTTCACGATCCGCCCTAGCCAAACGGGTATCAAAACCGCGCTCATGCTACCCGATCTGGCCACCTGTCCGGCCTGCCTCCGGGAGTTATTTGACCCCCACGATCGCCGCTATCGTTATCCCTTCATTAATTGCACCCATTGCGGCCCCCGGTTCAGCATTATTGCCGGTTTGCCCTATGATCGCGCCCAAACTACGATGCGGGCCTTTACCCAATGCCCCCAATGTCAAGCCGAGTACGATAACCCCGGCGATCGCCGCTTTCATGCCCAACCCAATGCCTGCCCAGCCTGTGGCCCCCAGTTGGCCTGGTGGGACCGCACCGGAACCGTTCTGGCCCAGGGGGAAGCCGCTTTACAGGCAGCCGTGAGTGCGATTCGTCAAGGGGCGATCGTGGCCATTAAGGGATTAGGTGGATTTCATCTGGTGGTCGATGCCCAGCAACCGGAGGCTATCCACCGGCTGCGATACCGCAAACAGCGCCCCGATAAACCCTTTGCCCTGATGTATCCCTCCCTGGCCGCCATCCAACGGGATTGTGAGGTTTCACCGTTGGAGGCCCGTTTGCTGCAATCGGCCCAGGCCCCGATCGTCCTCTTGCGGCGTCGAGGGGGTAGGGCACAGGAAACTGATGCGATAGCACCGGGGAATCCCTACTGGGGAATTATGCTGCCCTATACCCCCCTCCATCACCTGCTAATGGCAGATCTTCAGAGGCCAGTCGTGGCGACCAGCGGTAACCGCAGTAGTGAGCCGATCTGTTTTGAGGAAAAGGAGGCAGTGGCGCGCTTGGGAGATCTGGCAGATTACTTTTTGGTGCATGATCGCCCGATTTTGCGGCCTGTGGATGACGCGATCGTGCGGGTGGTGGCCGAACGGGAACTGGTGCTGCGACGGGCACGGGGATATGCCCCGCTTCCTATCCAAAATACGATACCTGCCAGCTCGCAGTGGGGACAGGACACACCTGTGCCAGTAGACCAGCCAGCCACGATGGGCTTAGCTTTAGGGGCTGATTTGAAAAATACAGTGGCCTTGGCTCTGGGATCGCAGGTTTTCCTCAGTCAGCACCTGGGGGATCTGCACAATAGTGCGACCTTAACCAGCCAGCAGCAAGCGATCGCGACCCTACGGCAACTCTACGACGCACAACTTGCCTGGATCGCCTGTGATTTGCATCCAGATTATGTGTCTACCCATGTCGCCCAACAGTCTGTCCAACCGGGCCAACCCCTGATCCGAGTTCAGCATCACCATGCCCATATTGCTGCCTGCTTGGCGGAAAACCAACTAATGGGTCCCGTGTTAGGGGTTGCCTGGGATGGGACGGGGTATGGCCCAGATGGCACAATTTGGGGGGGCGAATTTCTGATCGCCGATCGCGCCACCTATCAACGGGTAGCGCACCTGCGCTCCTTTGGCCTACCGGGAGGCGAAGCAGCGGTGCGGGAACCCCGACGCAGTGCGATCGGGCTATTGTATGAACTGTGGGGGGATGCCGTGTTTGAACGGGATGACCTCGCACCCCTGCGTTCCTTTTCCCCCCAAGAGCAAATTCTCCTGCGACGGATGTTGCAAACGGGTTTTAATACCCCCCGCACCACCAGCATGGGCCGTCTCTTTGATGCCGTGGCAGCCCTGCTGGACCTCTGTCAAATCGCCACCTTTGAGGGGCAGGCGGCGATGGCTGTCGAATTTGCCCAGGGGACGGTTGCTAAGATTGAGCCTTACTTAGGATGGGAACAACTCAGGGAAGCAGGAAAAAGGAAAAAGGAAAAAGGAAAAAGTGCGGGGGATGCGCCGGTGGGGATACTTGAGCAACTGAAGTGGGTTGATCCAGCGGCAACCATGAGTCCACAAGTAACAATGGGTGGGGGAGAGTCACGCTGGGTGGTGGATTGGGAACCCTGGATTGAGGGAATACTCGCTGATTTACAGCAAGGGAGGCCGATTGTAGAAATAGCGGCTCGTTTTCATGCTACCCTGGCGGCGACGATCGTGGCGGTAGCGGCACGAGTCGGTATGCCGGCGGTGGCCCTCTCCGGTGGATGTTTTCAGAATCGGGTTTTAACTGAACAGGCGATCGCGGGTTTACAACAGGCTGGATTCCAGCCCTATTGGCACCGCCAAATTCCCCCCAATGATGGCGGTATTGCTCTAGGGCAAGCCATAGTGAGTATGGCACAGTTCAGTAAATCCATCCCCTAA
- a CDS encoding ABC transporter permease produces the protein MRFPWQRWYRRWSASLRLPATLLSVYYAYMLEYRAELLLWALSGSLPIILMGVWTQAAQGGQFGLSAIAFARYFLAVFLVRQLTVVWVIWEFEKEVVQGKLSFRLLQPLDPVWHHVASHLAERLARVPFTLALLGLFFLLYPQAIWLPSGTNVLWFCLVISLAFILRFLIQYTFALFSFWIERAVAIEQFWFLIYLFLSGMIAPLDMFPPGVRAVVLWTPFPYLIYFPAALLVGMPVDLQQGLIVFGIWGSLLFILNRWLWRQGLKHYSGMGA, from the coding sequence ATGAGATTCCCTTGGCAACGTTGGTATCGCCGCTGGTCCGCCAGCCTGCGCTTGCCAGCCACCCTGCTATCGGTTTACTATGCCTATATGCTGGAGTATCGGGCCGAGCTACTACTCTGGGCCTTATCCGGTTCGCTGCCCATTATCCTCATGGGGGTTTGGACCCAGGCTGCCCAGGGGGGGCAATTTGGCCTCTCGGCGATCGCCTTTGCCCGGTACTTTCTAGCCGTTTTCCTGGTACGGCAACTCACGGTCGTCTGGGTAATCTGGGAGTTTGAAAAGGAAGTCGTGCAGGGGAAACTCTCCTTCCGCCTGCTGCAACCCCTCGATCCCGTCTGGCACCATGTTGCCAGTCATCTGGCCGAACGCTTAGCACGGGTGCCGTTTACGTTGGCCTTGCTGGGTTTATTTTTTCTGCTCTATCCCCAAGCCATCTGGCTACCGAGTGGTACGAATGTCCTCTGGTTTTGTCTGGTGATTAGCCTGGCCTTTATCCTGCGGTTTCTGATCCAATACACCTTTGCGCTGTTCTCGTTCTGGATTGAGCGGGCCGTTGCCATCGAGCAATTCTGGTTTCTGATTTACCTCTTCCTGTCGGGCATGATCGCCCCCCTAGATATGTTTCCACCAGGGGTACGGGCCGTGGTCCTGTGGACACCGTTCCCCTACTTGATTTATTTTCCGGCTGCCTTACTGGTGGGAATGCCTGTGGATCTGCAACAGGGACTCATTGTCTTTGGGATCTGGGGCAGTCTGTTATTTATTCTGAATCGCTGGCTATGGCGACAGGGCCTCAAGCACTATTCGGGAATGGGAGCCTAA
- a CDS encoding ABC transporter ATP-binding protein yields MAIVEVEHLSKIYSVALKEPGLAGTLRHFWQRQFRDIVAVHDVSFTIAAGEVVGFLGPNGAGKTTTLKMLTGLIHPSAGRVHVAGFVPFRRSYPFLTKITLVMGQKQQLLWDLPALDSLRINAAVYGLEETVFRDRVGELSDMLNLNAKLTQPVRKLSLGERMKMELLAALLHRPQVLFLDEPTLGLDVNAQVSVREFLQQYNQRYGATVLLTSHYMADITALCERVLLIHQGHLIYDGSLDGLLDRFAPYRAVQLDLAQVATAECYLRQQLSTYGELERLDGNRVQLLVQREHLTATVSRILTELDVADLTVTDPPIEDVIGRVFQTGVVEGGTL; encoded by the coding sequence ATGGCGATCGTTGAAGTCGAACATCTCAGCAAAATTTACTCGGTCGCGCTCAAGGAGCCAGGGCTAGCGGGTACCCTGCGTCACTTCTGGCAGCGTCAGTTTCGGGATATTGTGGCGGTTCACGATGTTTCGTTCACGATCGCAGCCGGGGAAGTGGTGGGCTTTCTCGGTCCAAACGGGGCGGGGAAAACAACAACCCTGAAAATGTTGACCGGGTTGATCCATCCTTCAGCCGGAAGGGTTCATGTGGCTGGTTTTGTCCCCTTTCGTCGCAGTTATCCTTTCCTGACTAAAATTACACTGGTCATGGGCCAAAAACAACAACTGCTTTGGGATTTACCGGCTCTGGATTCACTGCGCATTAATGCGGCTGTCTATGGACTGGAGGAGACGGTCTTTCGCGATCGCGTGGGGGAACTGAGCGATATGCTCAACCTCAACGCCAAACTGACCCAACCCGTGCGCAAGCTATCCCTGGGTGAACGCATGAAAATGGAACTCCTCGCGGCCCTACTCCACCGTCCCCAGGTCCTTTTCCTTGATGAACCAACCTTGGGGTTGGATGTGAATGCCCAGGTGAGCGTGCGGGAATTTTTGCAACAGTATAATCAGCGCTATGGAGCGACAGTCCTGCTCACTAGCCACTACATGGCCGACATCACCGCCCTGTGTGAGCGGGTGTTGCTCATTCACCAGGGGCATTTAATCTACGATGGCAGTTTAGATGGGTTGCTCGATCGGTTTGCCCCCTACCGCGCGGTCCAACTGGATCTGGCTCAAGTTGCCACGGCAGAGTGCTACCTCCGGCAACAACTGTCTACCTATGGCGAACTGGAACGTCTCGATGGCAACCGGGTGCAACTTTTGGTCCAGCGGGAGCATTTGACGGCAACTGTGAGTCGAATTTTAACCGAGTTAGACGTTGCAGATTTAACCGTCACCGATCCCCCGATCGAAGATGTCATTGGTCGTGTCTTTCAGACAGGCGTTGTTGAAGGAGGAACCCTCTGA